From one Lactiplantibacillus paraplantarum genomic stretch:
- a CDS encoding alpha/beta hydrolase: MSIHSNNLYSNVLRQSVQVQVILPEPVNAAGQILPEYTSGDHRLPTVWLLHGLGGDATSWLRRTEIELLATQYRVAVVMPETGRGFYTNMVHGPRYWDYLTHELPTRMRYIFPLSARPEDNYLLGNSMGGYGALRYAFTYPHRFAAVAALSPVTNLKRFHVEQSAIMPDLELAFSPAQMQGTPADLSYLVQQPTNWGTLRVLMATGDQDMLRSMDEAFKPQLADVFKDRFEWQLQHGHHDWRLWNHQLPFAMHWLIKGGWRNV; the protein is encoded by the coding sequence ATGTCAATTCACAGTAATAATTTGTATTCCAACGTATTACGACAGTCAGTTCAAGTCCAAGTCATCTTGCCGGAACCAGTGAACGCGGCTGGACAGATTCTACCGGAATATACGAGTGGGGATCACCGTCTGCCCACTGTGTGGCTGTTGCATGGCTTAGGCGGGGACGCAACGTCATGGTTGCGGCGAACGGAAATCGAACTACTGGCGACGCAATACCGAGTAGCGGTTGTCATGCCGGAAACGGGGCGGGGATTTTATACGAATATGGTCCATGGTCCACGCTATTGGGATTATTTGACCCACGAGTTACCGACACGAATGCGTTATATCTTCCCGTTGTCGGCACGACCGGAAGATAATTATTTGTTGGGGAACTCCATGGGGGGCTACGGGGCATTACGTTATGCCTTTACCTATCCACACCGGTTTGCGGCTGTCGCGGCACTATCACCAGTGACGAATCTCAAAAGGTTTCACGTGGAACAATCGGCAATTATGCCAGACCTTGAGCTGGCTTTCTCACCAGCACAGATGCAAGGGACGCCAGCAGATTTGTCTTACTTGGTACAGCAACCGACAAACTGGGGGACGCTACGTGTTCTAATGGCGACGGGTGATCAAGATATGTTACGGTCAATGGACGAAGCCTTCAAGCCACAGTTGGCGGACGTATTTAAAGACCGATTTGAATGGCAGTTACAGCATGGTCACCATGATTGGCGGCTCTGGAATCATCAGTTACCATTTGCAATGCACTGGTTAATTAAGGGAGGTTGGCGCAATGTTTAA
- a CDS encoding GntR family transcriptional regulator, translated as MRKKYQVSSTTVVRVLNMLADQGYIYRVQGKGSFVSKFNRGTAVRITDTHTYDVDEEQVAILVADQEMALPTRAKFEAGTAIWYLERLREIKRAPFEFSQSWYLASLIPDTAMKKLREVHSIYAVIRKYAQLDLSRQPFEQEYAATCVPSQRIADYLHVGMETTVIKIERWVFQGEQPLEYTVSYMLPNYFGLALTSDSKSVTTNRIR; from the coding sequence TTGCGCAAAAAGTATCAGGTAAGTTCTACGACAGTGGTACGAGTGCTAAATATGTTAGCTGACCAGGGCTATATTTACCGTGTTCAAGGAAAAGGCAGCTTTGTTTCTAAGTTCAATCGTGGGACAGCTGTTCGGATTACGGATACCCATACGTATGATGTTGACGAGGAGCAGGTTGCCATTCTAGTTGCTGATCAGGAGATGGCTTTACCAACACGAGCTAAATTTGAAGCCGGTACAGCAATCTGGTATTTAGAACGGTTGCGTGAAATCAAACGGGCGCCATTTGAATTTTCACAATCATGGTATTTAGCTTCGCTGATTCCTGATACAGCTATGAAAAAGTTGAGGGAAGTACATTCAATTTATGCAGTGATTCGAAAATACGCGCAACTTGATTTATCACGACAACCGTTTGAGCAAGAATATGCGGCGACCTGCGTTCCCAGCCAACGAATAGCAGATTATTTGCACGTTGGTATGGAGACAACGGTGATTAAGATCGAGCGTTGGGTATTTCAGGGAGAGCAACCGTTGGAATACACTGTTAGTTATATGCTACCTAACTATTTTGGCCTGGCACTGACTAGTGATTCCAAGTCAGTAACGACCAATCGAATTCGTTGA
- a CDS encoding IS30-like element ISLsa1 family transposase: MGTSTLSRFQRGALAQLVNEGNKSYQVMADALGVAKATISYELDRVKPYDPELAQQDADRKRRNCGRRSMLTAALATLITNHLRLTWSPETIAAAYNLSTASIYNWLNRGWLPFKLTDLPNRNVRQHRVSENRGKFTSGTSIEQRPTTVNQRLAFGHWEVDTVLSSRGESRSCLVTFVERKTRLLWAIKAPNRTAKALNTAFGKFMGAFGPQVKSITVDHGKEFANYQALEQDYQIKVYFCHPYSPWERGSNEYFNRRLRWFFPKKTNFSQVTTDEILAALELINQRPLKIHHQQTAIERFRACSD, encoded by the coding sequence TTGGGTACATCTACTTTATCACGTTTTCAACGTGGCGCACTAGCACAACTGGTCAATGAGGGGAATAAATCTTACCAAGTAATGGCTGACGCCTTAGGCGTCGCCAAAGCTACGATTAGCTATGAGTTGGACCGGGTTAAACCTTATGATCCAGAATTAGCTCAGCAAGATGCAGATCGCAAAAGGCGGAATTGCGGTCGTCGTTCGATGCTGACGGCAGCATTAGCGACTTTAATTACCAATCACTTACGATTAACCTGGTCACCAGAAACCATTGCGGCCGCTTATAACTTGAGCACTGCGTCAATTTATAATTGGCTTAATCGTGGCTGGCTCCCCTTCAAATTGACTGATCTACCCAATCGGAATGTCCGCCAGCACCGAGTGAGCGAAAATCGGGGGAAATTTACAAGTGGGACTTCCATCGAACAACGGCCAACAACTGTTAATCAACGGTTAGCTTTTGGTCATTGGGAAGTAGATACGGTGCTTTCTAGTCGAGGTGAGTCACGATCATGTCTGGTTACATTCGTAGAACGTAAGACCCGACTTCTATGGGCCATCAAAGCCCCTAATAGAACGGCTAAGGCTCTAAACACCGCCTTTGGCAAGTTTATGGGGGCCTTCGGTCCCCAAGTAAAATCCATTACTGTTGATCATGGTAAAGAGTTTGCCAATTATCAGGCCTTAGAACAGGATTATCAGATCAAAGTTTATTTTTGCCATCCATATTCACCATGGGAGCGAGGTTCCAATGAATATTTTAATAGACGGTTACGCTGGTTCTTCCCGAAAAAGACCAATTTTAGCCAAGTAACGACTGATGAGATCCTAGCAGCACTTGAACTAATTAATCAACGACCATTAAAAATACATCATCAACAGACTGCCATTGAAAGATTCCGGGCTTGTTCGGATTAA
- a CDS encoding PTS sugar transporter subunit IIC, translating to MDNSRTWKDKTIDVMSKIAANRYLRAIRDGMAVIIPVTIVGSFFTIVTQLPIPAWTSFIKPYAAGLAIPINFSMGFMAIYAAFAIAGRLAEGYHFDHISTGVVSVMVFLLLAVKPITTTPAAFKALGLKAAATVVPLTNFGAAGLFTAMLAGILTAEVTRICRDHHLVITLPDGVPPAVAASFSALIPATFLIVGAWVIHVGLNFDVNTFLQWVFSPLAYFGRDNLLSVIVPILLTDIVWLFGIHGAALATPIFWPLWYPNLNDNLAAISKGTTAATVPHFMTEQFFQWFVYVGGAGATLSLCILLAFFSKSAYGKTIGKVTIIPGIFNINEPVIFGVPIVMNPYFAIPFVLAPLTMGIITWAATVLHLVSRTVALVPWTLPGPIGALMTTAWDWRAAVLCIINIIVATFIYYPFFKIWDRNQLKAEREAAQADAEKAAQTTVTE from the coding sequence ATGGATAATTCACGTACATGGAAAGATAAAACCATTGATGTCATGAGTAAAATTGCCGCCAACCGCTACCTACGGGCAATTCGGGACGGAATGGCTGTTATCATCCCAGTAACGATTGTTGGATCGTTCTTCACAATCGTTACACAATTGCCAATTCCTGCTTGGACAAGTTTTATTAAGCCCTATGCCGCTGGTTTAGCTATTCCAATCAATTTTTCAATGGGGTTTATGGCCATTTATGCCGCGTTTGCCATTGCGGGCCGTCTAGCTGAAGGCTATCATTTTGACCATATTTCAACCGGAGTCGTTTCTGTTATGGTCTTTTTACTACTTGCTGTTAAACCAATTACCACTACGCCAGCTGCATTTAAAGCATTGGGATTAAAAGCTGCTGCAACCGTTGTTCCATTGACTAATTTCGGTGCGGCTGGTTTATTTACAGCCATGTTAGCCGGAATTTTAACCGCCGAAGTGACTCGCATCTGTCGTGACCATCACCTAGTGATCACATTACCAGACGGGGTGCCCCCGGCTGTTGCGGCATCTTTCTCAGCATTAATTCCGGCGACTTTTTTGATTGTCGGCGCTTGGGTCATTCACGTTGGACTGAACTTTGACGTTAATACTTTCTTACAATGGGTCTTCAGCCCGTTAGCTTATTTTGGCCGTGACAACTTGCTTTCTGTTATTGTGCCAATTCTGTTAACCGATATCGTTTGGCTCTTCGGGATTCATGGGGCGGCCTTAGCAACACCAATCTTTTGGCCACTATGGTATCCAAATCTGAACGACAATTTAGCTGCTATTTCTAAAGGCACTACCGCTGCAACGGTACCTCACTTTATGACTGAACAGTTCTTCCAGTGGTTTGTCTATGTCGGCGGTGCTGGGGCTACTCTGTCATTATGTATTCTATTAGCCTTCTTCTCAAAATCAGCTTACGGTAAGACTATCGGGAAAGTTACAATTATTCCGGGAATCTTCAATATTAATGAACCCGTTATTTTCGGTGTTCCAATTGTGATGAACCCTTACTTTGCAATTCCATTCGTACTCGCACCATTAACGATGGGGATTATCACTTGGGCTGCAACTGTCTTACACTTAGTTAGTCGGACCGTTGCATTAGTACCATGGACATTGCCAGGACCAATCGGAGCTTTAATGACTACTGCCTGGGACTGGCGAGCAGCCGTTCTATGTATTATTAATATTATCGTTGCAACCTTCATCTACTACCCATTCTTCAAGATTTGGGATCGTAATCAATTGAAGGCTGAACGCGAAGCAGCTCAAGCTGACGCTGAAAAAGCGGCTCAAACAACCGTTACTGAATAA
- the murQ gene encoding N-acetylmuramic acid 6-phosphate etherase: MKSDINQLTTESRNPASSHLDEMSILAITQLMNQEDAKVSQCITSELPKIADAIALIVTAFKADGRLIYMGAGTSGRLGVLDAAECVPTFGTDPEMVQGLIAGGPQAMTVAVEGAEDHPNLGAQDLKDLTLTANDAVVGLAASGRTPYVIGALDYAQHIGAATISLACNHHAQISQHAQVAIEVAPGPEVLSGSTRLKAGTAEKMVLNMLSTISMVKIGKVYHNLMVDVKPTNEKLVIRAKHMIELATGVSADKASELFIAAHQNVKTAIVMNLANVPASNAEQRLRRAHGIVRDALQ, from the coding sequence TTGAAATCAGATATTAATCAACTCACTACTGAGAGCCGGAACCCTGCCAGCAGCCATTTAGATGAAATGTCGATCCTGGCAATTACCCAGTTAATGAATCAAGAAGACGCCAAAGTTAGTCAATGCATCACATCTGAACTACCAAAGATTGCGGATGCCATTGCCCTTATCGTGACTGCCTTTAAAGCTGACGGACGTTTAATTTATATGGGTGCCGGTACTAGTGGCCGTCTCGGCGTTTTAGACGCAGCCGAATGCGTGCCAACATTCGGTACTGACCCAGAAATGGTTCAGGGCTTAATTGCTGGTGGGCCACAAGCTATGACAGTCGCTGTTGAAGGCGCTGAGGACCATCCTAATTTAGGCGCACAAGATTTAAAGGATCTGACTTTAACAGCTAATGACGCCGTTGTTGGCCTGGCAGCTAGCGGACGCACACCTTATGTTATCGGCGCACTCGACTACGCACAGCACATTGGTGCGGCGACGATTAGTCTAGCCTGCAATCATCATGCTCAAATCAGTCAACACGCCCAAGTTGCCATTGAAGTTGCCCCGGGCCCTGAAGTGCTCTCTGGCTCGACGCGTTTAAAAGCCGGGACAGCGGAAAAAATGGTGCTTAACATGCTATCAACGATTTCGATGGTTAAGATTGGCAAAGTCTACCATAACTTGATGGTTGATGTGAAACCTACTAACGAAAAGCTCGTGATTCGAGCTAAACACATGATTGAATTGGCCACTGGGGTCTCTGCCGATAAAGCCAGCGAGCTGTTTATCGCCGCTCATCAAAACGTTAAAACCGCGATTGTCATGAACTTAGCTAATGTTCCCGCTAGCAATGCCGAACAACGCTTACGGCGCGCGCACGGTATTGTTCGTGATGCCCTGCAATGA
- a CDS encoding N-acetylglucosamine kinase, with the protein MTYLIGVDCGGTHIVGQSWTTSPEHLVQSVTGGPGNVVLDYPAAVTNLTAVLDQITATIPTDQIGLILIGIAGIETAGRADQVQKTITQRYHANTQVISDAKLALLNGLAGADGALVIAGTGSVVYGRQAGKFLRVGGWGYVLGDEGSAYDISKRALKQVLTQTDNGQTSQLTAPLLAQLKVTDIAAAVQKFYAQDRQTNAQLAQLIAKLAEQQNSEAITVLVTSAQALAQQVVTLYQRFAEPRPQRVALSGSVLQHNRLVRDTLTTTVHQSIPTIAFNDITTNNAHAVIYWHRWTQEEINS; encoded by the coding sequence ATGACATACTTAATTGGCGTAGATTGTGGTGGGACGCACATCGTTGGTCAAAGTTGGACAACGTCTCCCGAACACCTTGTTCAAAGCGTTACGGGCGGTCCCGGTAACGTTGTCTTAGACTACCCTGCTGCAGTCACTAATTTAACAGCCGTCTTAGACCAGATAACCGCTACAATTCCAACTGATCAAATTGGGTTGATTTTAATCGGAATTGCTGGAATTGAAACTGCTGGCCGGGCTGATCAGGTCCAAAAAACCATCACCCAACGTTACCACGCTAATACCCAGGTCATAAGCGATGCAAAACTGGCCCTACTGAACGGTCTTGCAGGAGCAGACGGCGCCTTAGTGATTGCCGGCACGGGCTCGGTCGTTTATGGCCGCCAAGCCGGAAAATTTCTGCGCGTTGGCGGCTGGGGTTACGTTTTAGGTGACGAAGGCAGTGCCTACGACATTAGCAAGCGGGCACTTAAACAGGTTCTGACCCAGACTGATAACGGTCAAACTAGTCAACTAACAGCTCCCCTATTGGCACAACTTAAAGTTACCGATATTGCTGCCGCCGTCCAGAAATTTTACGCTCAAGATCGACAAACTAACGCTCAATTAGCACAGTTAATCGCCAAACTGGCCGAGCAACAAAATTCTGAAGCCATCACGGTATTAGTCACATCAGCCCAAGCACTGGCACAACAAGTCGTTACCTTATATCAGCGGTTTGCAGAGCCTCGGCCACAACGGGTCGCCCTCTCTGGTTCCGTTTTACAACACAATCGCCTGGTCCGCGACACGTTAACGACGACAGTGCACCAGTCAATACCAACAATTGCATTTAACGATATTACAACTAACAACGCCCACGCCGTCATCTATTGGCACCGGTGGACTCAGGAGGAAATTAATTCATGA
- a CDS encoding DUF871 domain-containing protein — MTMHQLGLSIYPDHSNFEENAAYLQLGQHYGFTRIFMSMLEVSGTVAETKAKYQKIIDVGNQLGYQTILDVSPRIFKQLGISYKDLKFFADLHVAGIRLDEGFDGATEALLSYNPYGLIIELNMSNDVDYLNNILSYQANIPFIYGCHNFYPQVGTALPYNFFVKCSERFRKFGIHSAAFVASQVGTMGPWNVNDGLPTLEADRHLPIAVQAKHLFASGLIDDVIIGNAYASEAELAALSAINRYQVQFHIEFEAQTNAIERTIALTPQHFRRGDINPNVIRSTMPRVTYKETPNSPHDNDVEFQRGDVLVGNDNFGIYKNELQIVLQPHCEPRKNRIGRIAPEELLLLDFIKPWSKFRFVD; from the coding sequence ATGACAATGCATCAACTAGGTTTATCCATTTACCCCGATCATAGCAACTTTGAAGAAAACGCCGCTTACCTCCAATTAGGCCAACACTACGGCTTCACTCGAATTTTTATGAGCATGCTAGAAGTATCTGGTACGGTCGCCGAAACCAAAGCTAAGTACCAGAAAATTATTGATGTTGGGAATCAATTGGGTTACCAAACGATTTTGGACGTTTCACCACGGATTTTTAAACAACTAGGGATTTCCTATAAAGATCTAAAGTTCTTCGCTGATTTACACGTCGCCGGTATTCGACTAGATGAGGGTTTCGATGGCGCAACCGAGGCGCTACTCTCGTATAATCCGTACGGCTTGATCATCGAACTTAATATGAGTAATGACGTCGATTATCTGAATAATATTCTCAGCTACCAAGCAAACATCCCATTTATTTATGGCTGCCATAATTTCTATCCCCAAGTTGGAACCGCACTACCTTACAACTTTTTCGTTAAGTGTAGCGAACGTTTTCGTAAGTTTGGCATTCATTCCGCCGCTTTCGTGGCCAGTCAGGTTGGTACGATGGGGCCATGGAACGTCAACGATGGTCTACCAACATTGGAAGCCGATCGGCACTTACCAATCGCCGTCCAGGCCAAGCATCTCTTCGCTTCCGGACTAATCGACGATGTGATTATCGGTAACGCTTATGCGAGTGAAGCCGAACTGGCCGCATTATCAGCAATCAATCGGTACCAAGTACAATTTCACATTGAATTTGAAGCTCAGACGAATGCGATCGAAAGAACCATTGCCTTGACCCCACAACATTTTCGCCGTGGCGATATTAACCCAAATGTCATCCGTTCAACCATGCCCCGTGTGACCTACAAGGAAACGCCCAACAGTCCACACGATAATGATGTGGAATTTCAGCGTGGCGACGTATTAGTAGGCAACGACAACTTCGGCATTTATAAAAATGAATTGCAAATCGTCTTACAACCCCACTGTGAACCCCGAAAGAATCGGATTGGTCGGATTGCACCCGAGGAACTGTTACTGCTTGACTTTATTAAGCCTTGGAGTAAATTCCGGTTTGTGGATTGA
- a CDS encoding glycoside hydrolase family 1 protein yields the protein MYKPTYPKTFPKDFLWGGATAANQVEGAWNEAGKGLTTAEVVKKTTDRKHMSMDDVTISSIQTALDDQTDTMYPKRRGVDFYHHYKEDIKLFAEMGFKVYRFSIAWSRLFPKGDELEPNSDGLAFYDRVIDELQRYHIQPLVTLSHYEMPIGLTLKQNGWASRATIADFNRFTEVVFKHFKGRVPYYLTFNEINTGTWGFHATGAVDTENSAHDQMQLRYQALHHQFIASALATKQLHAIDPDAKIGSMLARMQTYPATPNPADVQAAQVEDDKNLFFTDVQARGEYPEFMNRFFAENDIQLQMAPDDQAILAKYPVDFISFSYYMTTVTQADAPEQVNGNMATGGRNPYLEESDWGWQIDPVGLRVTLNEMWDRYRKPLFVVENGLGALDQLTTDQQVHDTYRIDYLRKHIAQMKAAVQDGVQLMGYTMWGPIDLISFSTSEMSKRYGFIYVDQDDAGKGSLKRYKKDSFYWYQKVIKSNGEDLA from the coding sequence ATGTATAAACCAACTTATCCTAAAACGTTCCCTAAAGACTTTTTGTGGGGCGGAGCGACAGCAGCTAATCAAGTTGAAGGTGCCTGGAATGAAGCAGGTAAAGGCCTGACAACGGCAGAAGTAGTGAAAAAAACGACGGATCGCAAGCATATGTCAATGGATGATGTAACGATATCTTCAATTCAAACGGCGCTAGATGATCAAACTGATACAATGTATCCTAAGCGTCGAGGTGTTGATTTTTATCATCATTACAAAGAAGATATCAAACTATTTGCTGAGATGGGATTTAAAGTTTATCGTTTCTCTATTGCTTGGTCGCGATTATTTCCAAAAGGTGATGAACTCGAGCCAAATTCAGATGGACTTGCTTTCTATGATCGAGTCATTGATGAATTACAACGCTATCACATTCAACCATTAGTTACACTGTCACATTATGAAATGCCCATTGGATTAACGCTTAAGCAAAATGGGTGGGCCAGCCGGGCAACCATTGCCGATTTTAATCGGTTTACTGAAGTCGTTTTTAAACATTTTAAAGGTCGCGTTCCGTATTATTTAACTTTTAATGAAATTAATACCGGAACTTGGGGGTTTCATGCCACTGGAGCTGTTGATACTGAGAATTCGGCGCATGATCAGATGCAGTTACGTTACCAAGCGCTGCACCATCAATTTATCGCTAGTGCACTGGCTACCAAACAATTACATGCTATTGACCCGGATGCTAAGATTGGGTCAATGCTGGCAAGAATGCAAACTTACCCAGCGACACCTAATCCTGCAGATGTTCAGGCTGCTCAAGTGGAAGACGATAAGAACTTATTCTTCACGGATGTTCAAGCTCGGGGGGAATATCCAGAATTCATGAACCGTTTTTTTGCAGAGAATGATATTCAACTTCAAATGGCACCGGATGATCAGGCGATTTTAGCGAAGTATCCGGTTGACTTTATTAGTTTTAGTTACTATATGACAACGGTAACTCAAGCTGATGCGCCTGAACAAGTGAACGGTAATATGGCTACTGGTGGTCGCAATCCTTACCTTGAGGAATCCGATTGGGGTTGGCAAATTGATCCGGTGGGGTTGCGAGTGACACTGAATGAGATGTGGGATCGCTATCGTAAGCCATTATTTGTTGTTGAAAATGGGCTAGGCGCTCTAGATCAATTAACAACTGATCAACAAGTGCATGATACGTATCGAATTGACTATTTACGTAAACATATTGCACAAATGAAAGCTGCAGTTCAGGACGGCGTACAGCTAATGGGCTATACGATGTGGGGGCCAATCGATTTGATTAGTTTTTCTACCTCAGAGATGTCCAAGCGATATGGTTTTATTTATGTTGATCAGGATGATGCCGGCAAAGGAAGTCTGAAACGTTATAAGAAAGATTCATTTTACTGGTACCAGAAGGTCATTAAATCTAATGGTGAAGATCTAGCTTAA
- a CDS encoding beta-glucoside-specific PTS transporter subunit IIABC gives MDYSELAQSILTNIGGKDNISKAWHCATRLRFNLKSTDKANTEAIENLDGVITVVQSAGQYQVVIGNAVAQVFAALADLAGLANPDTAADAATTTEDAGEKQNIINRFIAFISGIFTPFLGALAGAGILKGLLALAVAFNWMSTTSGAYKIWYSAGDAIFYFLPVFLAFTAAKQLKVNQFVAVSLGAALLYPTLVTVMTNSTTLHFFGIPVVPTTYTSTVIPILLAVWVLSYLEPVLDKLFPAAIRNIFTPLFSLIIMVPLTLLVVGPIGGLIGNGLASGVMAIYNFMPIGAGVIMGAFWQVFVIFGVHWTFVPLMMNNIAKMGYDPLLPILSAAVLSQAGAALAVFLKSRDQKMKALAGSSFVTALFGITEPTIYGVTLKLKRPFYCAVVGGALGGAIIGAAGTHASSFTLPSLLAVPTFLGHGFMGEVIGLIVAFLGGAILTYFFGFARQQQADHSVVSDQSDNTVMAPVEGTIIPLTSVHDEVFASEAMGKGLAIVPNKGTVTAPVDGTITAVYPTGHAIGITANSGAEILIHIGINTVQLNGQYFETMVKQNQVVKRGDLLTKFDVDKIKTAGYDTTVMVIITNTADYQMVKPTDATEASDNWILELQPKEIMEGAPANV, from the coding sequence ATGGATTATTCAGAATTAGCACAATCAATTCTTACCAATATTGGTGGAAAAGATAATATTAGCAAAGCATGGCACTGTGCGACCAGACTGCGTTTCAACTTAAAGTCAACGGACAAAGCGAACACTGAGGCGATTGAAAACTTAGATGGGGTCATTACGGTTGTTCAAAGCGCAGGCCAATATCAAGTTGTTATTGGTAATGCTGTGGCGCAGGTCTTTGCCGCTTTAGCAGATCTAGCAGGATTAGCAAATCCAGATACGGCGGCTGATGCAGCTACTACAACGGAAGATGCGGGTGAAAAGCAAAACATCATTAATCGGTTTATTGCTTTTATTTCCGGAATCTTTACGCCATTTTTAGGTGCTTTGGCTGGTGCCGGTATTTTGAAAGGGTTGCTAGCTTTAGCGGTTGCTTTTAATTGGATGTCAACGACTAGTGGGGCTTACAAGATTTGGTATTCTGCTGGTGATGCTATTTTTTACTTTTTACCTGTCTTTCTAGCATTTACTGCTGCTAAGCAGTTGAAGGTTAACCAATTTGTAGCGGTGTCACTTGGTGCAGCCCTGCTATACCCAACTTTAGTAACTGTTATGACGAATTCAACAACACTACATTTCTTTGGTATTCCGGTGGTTCCAACAACATACACGTCAACGGTTATCCCAATTCTACTGGCAGTTTGGGTATTGTCGTATTTAGAGCCAGTACTGGACAAGCTATTTCCAGCGGCAATTCGGAATATTTTCACGCCCCTCTTTTCATTAATTATCATGGTGCCATTGACGCTGTTAGTTGTCGGTCCAATTGGGGGACTTATTGGTAATGGATTAGCGAGTGGTGTTATGGCAATTTATAACTTCATGCCAATTGGTGCTGGTGTTATCATGGGTGCTTTCTGGCAAGTCTTTGTTATCTTTGGTGTACATTGGACGTTCGTACCATTGATGATGAACAATATTGCTAAGATGGGTTATGACCCGTTGTTACCAATTCTTAGTGCGGCCGTATTATCACAGGCTGGTGCTGCATTAGCCGTTTTTTTGAAGTCACGAGATCAAAAAATGAAAGCATTAGCAGGGTCTTCTTTTGTCACAGCATTGTTTGGAATTACCGAACCGACGATTTACGGGGTAACGCTTAAGTTAAAACGACCATTCTATTGTGCCGTTGTGGGTGGTGCCCTTGGTGGTGCAATTATTGGCGCCGCTGGTACGCACGCTAGCTCATTTACACTCCCTAGCTTATTAGCGGTACCAACTTTTCTAGGGCATGGGTTTATGGGTGAAGTCATTGGATTGATTGTAGCATTCTTAGGTGGTGCGATCTTAACGTACTTCTTTGGATTCGCTCGTCAACAGCAGGCTGATCACTCAGTAGTAAGTGATCAAAGTGATAACACGGTAATGGCTCCGGTTGAAGGGACAATTATTCCATTGACTAGCGTTCATGACGAAGTATTTGCGTCTGAAGCAATGGGCAAAGGATTAGCCATTGTTCCAAATAAAGGGACGGTCACAGCGCCCGTTGATGGGACAATCACGGCAGTATATCCCACTGGTCATGCGATTGGAATTACGGCCAATAGTGGTGCTGAAATTCTGATTCACATTGGTATTAATACGGTTCAATTAAATGGTCAATACTTCGAAACAATGGTTAAGCAAAACCAAGTAGTCAAACGTGGTGATTTATTAACTAAATTTGATGTGGATAAGATCAAAACGGCTGGTTACGATACAACTGTCATGGTCATTATTACGAATACGGCTGACTATCAAATGGTCAAGCCAACTGATGCGACGGAGGCTAGTGATAATTGGATTTTAGAATTACAACCTAAGGAGATCATGGAAGGAGCACCAGCTAATGTATAA
- a CDS encoding PRD domain-containing protein: MRIKKVFNNNVLLAEKNGREVVLIGKGIGFKKHTGDDVEQQQITKIYTPEGDNWISNFQSLMVDIEPEYFEVASQIIELAEQQLQTTFNVYLLISLTDHIHFAVYRHHHQMDIHNEILWETKRIYHREFQVGMQALALIKKHFDVTLLEDEAGFIAMKFVENSMADSNTDQTLAMTKLINDILNIVKYQLSLTMPDESVSLQRFLVHLRFFAERLTLKRPDQSQGADDDFLFEHLSKQYPRAFACVQKIAVFVKKSTEQTVSVNERIYLIMHIQRMLNENQ; encoded by the coding sequence ATGCGAATCAAAAAGGTTTTTAATAATAACGTCCTATTGGCTGAAAAAAATGGACGGGAAGTTGTCTTAATTGGTAAAGGAATCGGGTTCAAAAAGCATACTGGTGACGATGTTGAGCAACAACAGATTACTAAGATTTATACGCCAGAAGGAGATAATTGGATTAGTAATTTCCAAAGCTTGATGGTAGATATTGAACCGGAATATTTTGAAGTTGCTTCGCAAATTATTGAGTTGGCAGAACAACAATTGCAAACGACTTTTAACGTTTATTTGTTGATTTCATTGACTGACCATATTCACTTTGCTGTCTATCGGCACCACCATCAGATGGATATTCATAATGAAATCTTGTGGGAAACTAAGCGAATTTATCACCGTGAGTTTCAAGTCGGTATGCAAGCATTGGCACTGATTAAAAAGCATTTTGATGTGACGTTGTTGGAAGATGAAGCTGGATTTATTGCAATGAAGTTTGTTGAGAATAGTATGGCTGACTCTAACACTGATCAAACACTTGCAATGACTAAGTTGATTAATGATATTTTGAATATTGTTAAGTATCAGCTGTCATTAACGATGCCAGATGAGAGTGTTAGTTTGCAACGATTTTTAGTTCATCTACGCTTTTTTGCGGAGCGCTTAACGCTGAAACGACCTGATCAATCACAAGGGGCAGATGATGATTTCTTATTTGAACATTTATCTAAGCAATATCCGCGAGCCTTTGCCTGTGTCCAAAAAATCGCTGTTTTTGTGAAGAAGTCGACGGAACAGACTGTTTCGGTGAATGAGCGTATTTACTTAATCATGCACATTCAACGGATGTTGAACGAGAATCAATAA